A stretch of DNA from Kangiella sediminilitoris:
GTGAGCATATAGCATCCCTTGGCAACGAGTTTGAGGAACCAGTTCAGGTTGGAGGATGCTCAGTTCAAGCTTTTGAGGGCTCTAATGGGTTGGCAGGGAAGATTTTATGGGACAAAAAAGAAATAGCACCAATTGCGGTAGATGGGCAACATAGACTTGCAGCGATTAAACAGCTTGTTAAAAAAATACACCCCGACAAACTTGCTAAAACATTTGTCCCTGTGATATTAATCATTCCGCATAAAAATCTTAACTACACTAGTCCTGTAAAAGATACTGAATCAGTATTTTCTTCATTAAGGAAAATATTTATTGACCTAAATCAAAATGCCAAGCCTGTTTCAAGAGCGAGAAATATTTTATTGAATGACAGTGATATAGTAAGTATTTGTACAAGGTCTTTGATAGGTTCTAAGTTAACTACTTCTAAAGAAGATAATAAAGTTCATTTAGGTTTGGTTGACTGGGTATCAGAAAAGAATAAATTTGAAACTGGACCATTCATTACAACATTATTAATATTGAGCGATATAGTTAGTAATATTTTAAAAATAAATAACCTGAAAGAACCGCAAATGGAGTATGACCCTAAAATAAAAAACTGGGTCAAGAATATTTTTAAGGCCGATGCAGAGCTTACTGAAGATATTATGGAGCAGGTGCGTTACTGCTACAATCAAGAAATCCCCCTTACCTTTAAGCCCGAGCAGCTTATTCAATTAAGAGATAGTTTTGAGAAGCTTTGGTCTCCTTGGATTCATAAATTGTTCACGGAATTAAGTCCTTATAAAGAACTAACCTCTTATGTCGAAGAACATCAATTGCACTCCCCAGAGTTAGTTAATTTATATATTGAAAGACATATTAACGAAGGCGAGAGAGCTATAAGGCGTGCAAATGATATAAAAGACTCAATTAAACAAGTAAATCCAAATTGGAACATTAAGGAAGGATTTGAACGTCATATCCAACATATAGATGATGATATCAAACTAAATAACTGGTTTTTTAAAGTAGTATTTCAGAAAGCACTATTTAATTCATTTATAAACATGAAAGATCAATCACTATCTTTTGGTATTGAAAATGACTCCTTGGATAAAGATTTTCATGAATATACGGAGTTATGGATATCAGCAATAAATAAATTAGTAGAGTCTGACTTACATATGACCGACTCATCTATATCTGGCGTGAGTGGTCTTTTCTGGTCTGGAATATCTCTAAATGCTGAAAAACGAATTGAATATACAAAAGTTGGCTCTTCAAGAATAGAAAGTTGGCTCAATGCATGGGTTGCAATGTACTATCTAAGCGATGCAGAAGAAGGTATCCCAACTTTAGCACAATTGCGTAACAATGAAACATTAGCATCAGATATTATTGTAAACTGTTTATTTGAAAATAAAAAAGTAAAGAAAGGTTTTGAAATACTTGTTGCTGCAAGAAATGACAACTTTACAACTGAGCAAATAGAAGATAAAACTAAAAAAGAGATTAACTCTAGATACAACGCTCTGAGAAAACTATTATCCACATAAATAGAAAGGATTATTAATGTTTTGCAGAGAAGTAGAGTCTAAATATTATAAAAAATTATTTGACCTAGAAGTGTACCTACGATTTATAGTTATATGGGAACTTAAAGGCCGTTGGGGAATGCAATGGAAAAGTGCATTATCCCCATCTCTTCTAGAGCAGATAGAACAAAAGAAGGGTAGTGAAAAGTCCCTGGGCTATATCGACTATCAGACCCATGGCTTATTGTCGTACTGTAGTTTTAGCGAACTAAGAGATTTAATACTGGGACCTCTGTGGGATGATTGCTTTTCTAAGTGGGGTGCGAAAGAGTGTATTACTGCTGACTTTAAAAGGGTTATCGCAGTTAGGAACAAGTTAGCACACTTTAGAAATATTACTAAGAAAGACCTTAGAAACGTGCATTATTTCTTAGAATATCTGGAAGACTGGTCTGAGGAATATGGTCGACTATCAAAATATGAGACTAAGTTTACTCTCGAGGAGTTTTGTATTAACCCGAAGTACAAGGATGACTTTAAGACTTTTGTGAAGGAACTGAACCTTCAAACGGTTAATTTGAAAGATATTGAGTTTGATATGTTGGCTTCTATTAAGGGGACTCACTTTACACTTACTATTGACTTAGATGAAAGAAGTTACTCTAATCAAAACTTAATAAAATTACTAAGCGCTGGCTCTAGATTTCTTAGCTTCGTCTCTTTATCTAAGCTAGGCAACTCAACCGAAATTTTTATTTCTTTGAAAACGCCAAATAAAAATTTAATGTCATTCATTCCTGCTATTATAGACATACTTAATGATACCTCTGATTTAGAAAGCTCAGAGACCATAGAGAAAAAGTTTGAAAAATATATATCTGAATCATTTTTATTAACAGATAAGTCATTACCCTATCAATTTAAAAAATAATAAAGTAGAGTATTGTCACTATTTCATAAAGCTAAAAAGCTGCGCAAGATAATAATCATTAGTTATTGGCTAAAGCATTTCTATAAGATATTAAGATTTTTCTTTTATGATTATAATTAGTCATTATTGCTTGCTTGTTTGAAAGTCACTAGGTTAGTTAGCCTGTATTTACAGCCTATCCTACATCAAGTAATGACCTTACTGAGTATTCATACTTTTAGTGGAAGCCTCAAAAATACTTTTTGGCTTTCTTTAGATTTCAAGGATATGATCAATTGTTGATAGGTAAAATGTTTGAATAACTATTTTACCTTTTTCTAGTTGTAGATTTAGCTTACGTACTTAATTTTGAATTGATCTAATCTCGAGCATATTAAGTTTTGTCTAGGCTTTGATATTGGCTTTTATTACGCCTTAGAAATTAAAGTCTAATATAAGGTTATAGAATTTTGTACCCAAGCATAAAAGTGAGTGCCATGATTCATAAATTAACGACTTTATTCTTATCTTTCATTACTGGTTTGCTGGTGCTTGGTCAGAGTGCTGTCGCTGGTGATGATAAAGAGATGTTTTCGGGGCCGAGTCCTTGGCCGGAGATTCGTAAAGAACGGATTAAGAAGTTGCTGCCTAACGCTCTTGAGGCGGCTAACGTGGATGTGTGGGTTACGCTTTGTCGTGAGAACAATAATGATCCTTTGGCGGATCATATTGGTTGCGAGAATGCTGGCGCGCCAGCGGCATATTTGTTTTATTTGTCTGAGTCCGAGGGTGGTTCGTCAGAGTTTCATTCATTGGTATTTTCTCCGTCCAGCGAATCGACGGCGCTGGCTGAGCTGAAGATTCACGATAAGGTGGTTGCGGTACCACGCGGGGAGTCGGCTGTGGATTTTGCTGCGGACTTTATAAAAGATCAGGACTTCGAGCGCATTGCGGTGAATTCGTCTTCGAATAACGCCCAGGCTGACGGTTTAAGCTATAGCCAGCGTCTGTCGCTGGAAGCGGCGTTGGGCGAAGAATTCGCACAGCGTTTGGTGTCGTCGGAAGAGGTCGTCTATGAGTGGCTTTCCATTAAGCTGCCTCAGGAAGTAGAGATTATGCGCAAGGCGGCGCGGTTAACCGCTAAGTGGCAGATTGAGGCATATCAGCAGATTGTTCCCGGTAAAACGACGGATGCTGACGTGGCACGCTTTTTGAAAGCGAAGATGGCGGAGTATGGCGTATCGGATGCCTGGGCACCGGATCAGAACCCTAACGTGAACTCAGGGCCGGATCGGGGTCACTCTCATGCCACCAATAAGGTTATTATGCCGGGTGATGTGATTCAGACGGATTTCGGCATTAAAGTCTATGATCGCTGGGTGACGGATATTCAGCGCTTTGCGTACGTTCTCAAGCCGGGCGAAACAGAAGCGCCCGACGATATTCAGTTTTATTGGGAGAGCGGTCGTGACGGCGGTGTGGCAGCCTATAAGGCGATGAAACCCGGAGTTCGCGGTATTGATGTCGATGCGGCTCAAAGCGTGTTAATGAAGCAGAATGGTTCGGAACATGTAATGTGGAGTACGGGACATCCGGTGGGATACGTGGCGCACGATACAGGACCAAACCTGGGTGGCTCACGAGGCGCGACGGTTCGACCTGCGGCGAAAAAGGTCCTCAAGCCGGGGATGGTGTTTGCCTTCGATGGCTTTCATGCCTGGAAGCGTCCTGACGGAACATCTAAGACCATTTCTGTCGAGGAAATGGCGGTTATTACCGAAGACGGTGCGGAGTACCTGATCCCGCCGCAGCAGGAGCTGATATTAATTCCTTCAGAGTAGTTTTAATGAACCATCGTTTCAGGATCACTGGACTGGTTTTGTCTCTTATCGGCTATAAAAATTACTCAGTAAAAATAAAAAAGGGAAGCATTTGCTTCCCTTTAATATCGTTAAATAAACGGTTATTTTTTTATTTGATTCGTTCTACCCTGAAGCCTTTATTAAGACCTTCTATTCGTAAAAAGTAGCTTCCGAACATACCTTTCTCGATAGTGACTTTTGGATTCTTCACTTTGTGATAAGAACTTCGAGATTCTGTGATTTCCCAAACTTGACCGTTTTCTAATTTAACTTCTAAGCCTCTTTCCCACATCTTGTAATTACCTTTTGCGCGAGACTCAATACGATCAAGCTCCTTACTTTCTTCAGAAGATTTTTCTAATTTTTCTGCACCAAATTTTTCTTCCGCCGTTGGTTCAGGTTCCGCAGGGGCTGTCGGTTTCGGTGGCGCGATTGGTTTAGGCGCTGGTTTAATCGGTGCGGTTTGTTCCGGCTGAGTCACTTCTGACTTGGATTCTTCCTGTTTTGCTTTTTGCGATTTCAAAAATGCATCGTAGCACTGTAAACGTTTGGTATCGTCAGTAATAGCAGCACAGTCTTCGGCGGTTGATGCTGCGTTTATGCTAAAGCTAATGCTGAATAGTGCGCTAAGTATCATAATGCGTTTAATAATCATACAATCTTCCAAACTTCTTCTAATCTTGCTTGCTATCTTAACCTAATTTCATAATAATTGAACCGCTAATTGAAGTTCCAGAAGGGGGGTAGTGTGATAAAGGTTTTGCTTGTTGATGATCACGACTTGGTACGGACAGGACTAAGCCGACTTCTATCTGATGCCGACGGCATCGAGGTGATCGGGGAAGCGAAATCTGGCGAAGAAGCACTAGCCCATCAAAAAGAACACCAACCACACGTCGTCCTTATGGACGCCAACATGCCGGGCATCGGTGGCCTCGAAGCAACGCGCCGCATGTTACGTTTTGATCCCGACCTTAAAGTTATTGCCTTAACGGTACATGGCGACGAGCCATACCCAAGCCAGTTTATCAGCGCAGGTGCTCTGGGTTACCTCACTAAAGGCACGGATATCGATGAAATGGTCAAGGCCATTCATTCAGTCAATCGCGGCAAATTATATCTGGCGGCCGAAGTAGCACAGCAGATGGCCATCAGTCAGTTTTCCAAACACGACGACAATCCTTTTTCAAAACTTTCCGAGCGCGAAATGCAGATTATGCTGATGATCACTCGCGGCGAGAAAGTTCAGAACATTTCTGACTCGCTACACCTGAGTCCAAAGACGGTGAACAGCTACCGTTATCGTCTATTCGAAAAGCTGGGTGTTGAAAACGATGTTGGACTCACTCACCTGGCGTTACGCTATAAAGTGATCGAGTCTCAATAAATGCATGAGCATGTCGGCTAACGATTCTGACAACGGTTCCATTAAACCTCACATAAAACAAATTCTCGCGCACCTCAGTAAAAAACCGGGCGTCTATCAGATGCTGGGTAAAGAGGGCGAAACCTTGTATGTGGGTAAAGCCAAAAATTTAAATAATCGCGTTAAAAGCTATTTTACCAAACAGTATCAGTCGCCTAAGACTGAGTTGCTGGTCAGTTACATCGAAGATATTCATACTACGGTGACTGAAACCGAAACCGAAGCGCTGTTACTTGAAAATAACCTGATTAAAAAGTACAAGCCGCGATTTAATGTTATTTTCCGTGACGATAAGTCTTACCCTTATGTCTTTCTGTCCGCTGGAGACTATCCGCGACTGGCATATCATCGAGGCGCTAAAAAAGAGAAGGGCGATTATTTTGGGCCGTTTCCCAGTACTTCAGCGGTTCGTCAGAGTCTGTCTCTCATTCAAAAAGTGTTTCAGATCCGTCAGTGCGAAGACAGCTATTTCG
This window harbors:
- a CDS encoding DNA sulfur modification protein DndB; this translates as MKPFNPTIQRDLTNPITYLKGEYSLHKYTIPYFSVVLPMSFIAEQFTLIDEIPNSERIEWTLQELFQRDIAWERVDEGLVKYLQNESIQQFFNSLTVALLPKKGHGLADKYDESEHIASLGNEFEEPVQVGGCSVQAFEGSNGLAGKILWDKKEIAPIAVDGQHRLAAIKQLVKKIHPDKLAKTFVPVILIIPHKNLNYTSPVKDTESVFSSLRKIFIDLNQNAKPVSRARNILLNDSDIVSICTRSLIGSKLTTSKEDNKVHLGLVDWVSEKNKFETGPFITTLLILSDIVSNILKINNLKEPQMEYDPKIKNWVKNIFKADAELTEDIMEQVRYCYNQEIPLTFKPEQLIQLRDSFEKLWSPWIHKLFTELSPYKELTSYVEEHQLHSPELVNLYIERHINEGERAIRRANDIKDSIKQVNPNWNIKEGFERHIQHIDDDIKLNNWFFKVVFQKALFNSFINMKDQSLSFGIENDSLDKDFHEYTELWISAINKLVESDLHMTDSSISGVSGLFWSGISLNAEKRIEYTKVGSSRIESWLNAWVAMYYLSDAEEGIPTLAQLRNNETLASDIIVNCLFENKKVKKGFEILVAARNDNFTTEQIEDKTKKEINSRYNALRKLLST
- a CDS encoding M24 family metallopeptidase; the protein is MFSGPSPWPEIRKERIKKLLPNALEAANVDVWVTLCRENNNDPLADHIGCENAGAPAAYLFYLSESEGGSSEFHSLVFSPSSESTALAELKIHDKVVAVPRGESAVDFAADFIKDQDFERIAVNSSSNNAQADGLSYSQRLSLEAALGEEFAQRLVSSEEVVYEWLSIKLPQEVEIMRKAARLTAKWQIEAYQQIVPGKTTDADVARFLKAKMAEYGVSDAWAPDQNPNVNSGPDRGHSHATNKVIMPGDVIQTDFGIKVYDRWVTDIQRFAYVLKPGETEAPDDIQFYWESGRDGGVAAYKAMKPGVRGIDVDAAQSVLMKQNGSEHVMWSTGHPVGYVAHDTGPNLGGSRGATVRPAAKKVLKPGMVFAFDGFHAWKRPDGTSKTISVEEMAVITEDGAEYLIPPQQELILIPSE
- the uvrY gene encoding UvrY/SirA/GacA family response regulator transcription factor; translation: MIKVLLVDDHDLVRTGLSRLLSDADGIEVIGEAKSGEEALAHQKEHQPHVVLMDANMPGIGGLEATRRMLRFDPDLKVIALTVHGDEPYPSQFISAGALGYLTKGTDIDEMVKAIHSVNRGKLYLAAEVAQQMAISQFSKHDDNPFSKLSEREMQIMLMITRGEKVQNISDSLHLSPKTVNSYRYRLFEKLGVENDVGLTHLALRYKVIESQ